In Astyanax mexicanus isolate ESR-SI-001 chromosome 7, AstMex3_surface, whole genome shotgun sequence, the genomic stretch gcgggggatcagtgatgctgtgggcctgtttctcttctaaaggccctgggaaccttgttagggtgcatggcatcatgaatgctctaaaataccaggacattttaaaacaaaatctggtggcttctgcccgaaagctgaagatgggtcgtcactgggtctttcagcaagataatgacactaaacatgtggccaaatctacacagaaatggttcaccgcacacagaatcaagctcctcccatggccatctcagtccccagacctcaaccccattgaaaacctgtggggtgagctgaagaggagagtgcagaggagaggacccaggtcgttggatgatttagagagaatgtgcaaagaggaatggtcaaagatccctctttctgtattctcccatcttgtgaaacattacaggagaagattaggtgctgttttgttggcaaaagggggttgtacaaagtattaacatcaggggtgctaataattgtggcacacatgatttgatgttaaataattatttcttaatgtgggatttttttcctactgaataaattcacttgagttaaaggttttattttactctttttttatatatatatatatatatataattgtgttaaaagggtttaaaagggtataattgctttgttatattattctattatcattatgtcagtggcatttaatgaccttaaaatgtcaataatataatttattgaaataatctcttggacgatatattgtctacAAAACATTACCGTGACAGGCCTATGAGCATCACTAAAATAGATTATTCTCTAATGTATAAAATATGTCTCAAACACCTTCCCTGTCTTTCCTATATTATTGTACATATAAAATTATGCATATTGATTACATCTTATTTCTGGTGTTGGTAAAGCTAGTACTAACACatgccgtctctctctctctttccctttctctccttCTGTGTTGTAGGAAACCTGACAGAAGGAGCTTGTTTCAGTTGTACTGCACTACGGCTGGCTGCAAACAGGTAACTTGATGTAAAAGTGCAGAGAGGATTACAGACTTGTCCTTTGCCTTAGCTCTTGTCATTATCCtctattctctttttctctttagaaCAGTACTACACAGTATAGTTTATTGTCCAGAACATGTTTGATGTCTAAGATTTGTTTTTAGGAGCATCACGTCTAATGTACAGTTTTGTGTGAGAAATGATATGAAACCCctgtttttttaacatatttaaaacacgAAGACTATGTCAGACTATTTGCACTTTATTTCAACAGTACTGatgtataattgtataaaaaatattttttcctgaaCTCCTGAAGTTTTTCTCTAGGTGTTCTTTggcagtctctttctgatggtagatGCACACACTGACATCAACTTTGGCAGATTAACGATTGTTGGAGATCTTTCTTACGCATTTTACAGTCTGAACTTTGAAACAGATCTGACCTAGGcctattttaaatgttaaaatacttATATCTACTTATGTTTGCCAAAGTTGTATGAGACATTTaatcaaaacattgtttaaatattgcttaattacaattgaaatatacttacgtgtattttaattttaaaaagtatatacttTTCCATCTTaagtatactaaaaaaaaaaaaaatatatatatatatatatatatatatatatatatatatatatatatatatatatatatatatatatactaaaatacacttttcttttacaagggagaTGCAACCACTGTTTTAATTGTGCAATATACACGtcttatgtgtttgtgtttgagctTTTTctgatgtctgtttttttttcagtcctgATGTTCTCAGAAGCAGTTCAGTGGTTCAGACCTCTCCTCTCAGACCACTGCTCTACCCTGACCACTCGTCTGTCCATCACCGTTCATCAGCTTTGTCTTCATCTCGTCTTTACTGTGCCGTCCTGATACCTGACTCCGCCCTGCCAGGCCACACTTACTCCACCACTCATCCTACCATCTCCCAGCTGTGCACTTCACCAGTGCGGTGGGTGCACACTACAAGCCGGCTCCACGATGACTCAAAGGTGGAGCGCTCGTTGCGCTCTCTGAAAGATCGGAATAAGAAGCTGGAAGAAGGGGGACCCGTGTACAGTCCGACGGTGGATTCTGAGCCTGTACGGAGATCACTAGGGCAGCGTGTCATAGACGAGATCAAGCACTACTACCACGGCTTCCGGCTACTGTGGATCGACACTACCATCGCTGGACGTATGCTGTGGAGGGTGCTGAACGGAAACGCTCTGTCACGCAGAGAAAGAAGACAGGTATACACACTCAGATAATCTTGGGTAATGGGTGTCTGCTTTAAGTGTGTGACAATTATAATAAGTAATGAAAGTAGGGCTGTGCCAAATGATAATACTACCATAATAATTACGATTAGGAATATTGCCCTTaatattttagtacttttttaatCATATTCTCCTAACtatacactgaaaatgtgtgagaAGATATTTTATGCTGaactggtgtaaaatggactttgagTGTATTAAAATGCGATTAAAAAGTACCTTCCTTTGTTGAACAGCCCAACTCCCTTTTCCCGCAGCCtcctgagatccagtattttgtgcccaaacaggcttttacaaTAAATGATATGTGAGAATGTCTTGTGCCTGCAGATAAATTTCCTtttccactgttattcaggctctcAACAGAGAGCCCTGACTTTTCAAAATGaggcatttacaaaattaaaactgcacaaaaattGTATTAAAAGACACCATTTACATCCCATTACGTAGCTAAATCTCTGGGTGCctccatcttaaatttaagtcacagtTAACTGTCGAGCACAAAATTACtttcttggaaatgcatgaattccagctgttgctaagAAAATCTGGTTCCTGGAACCAACCTGCAAAAAGTTTTACTGTTGGTCCTCGAAGGTTAAATTATTCTGATTTAAATttctatgggatgtaaacagtgacttttaataaacttcttgtgttgttttaaaattctaaatgccttgttttaaatgtctccggattctaccaatgaagtgtggtgCTACTTTGAGCCTGCATAATAGTGGAAAAAGCATTCCCCGTATCATGCATTGTAAAAgcgcacaaaatactggatctcagaaagctgcaggaaaaTGGAGAAGGGCTAATaaacaaagataagtactttatATCACGTTTtattacacccaaagtccatttcacaccggagttctccttaaGGACACTATTTTGCGACAAAAATACTTCAGGTAATTACTGTTTTATGTCATAGCAACTCTTTACCTATTTTAAAgatcatcccacacatttttaatctgtCATAGTATCTTTGTGTTCAAGACAAGCTCTGGTTTAGCACGGCATGTGGACTGGCATTATCATGTTAGCAATGCGAATTGAAGGGCGACTGGTCGCAGGGCCTTATTTTAATGTAGTGTTGGGCTGCCAAAGTGCCTGTAAAGAAGACCAAAGACCATGACTGTGCGCTGACCACAGTGTTTTCCACAAATGGATTCATTGGTTGTCTTTAACATGACAGAAGCATGAAGACagatcactgaagatgacctttTGCCATTCGCAGACACAGTCTGGCATGACTTGCATAAATATCTGGTTGATTTCTCCTGGATTAAACTTATTTTGAAGTATTTTCGTAATTGATGACGTCACCGCAGCGCTAGATAAAAGTATGCAGTACTTTCTAGGTAGAATTTGGCATGGTCTTCTGCCGTGTCACTGTCACGTGTATTTAACTCCATGCATGTAAGGTAATTAAGTCCTGTGGAGCAGATGGATGCCAAAGAGTACTTGAGGTGACCAGTATAGGCCTGGTGTAATGGTTTAATCCAAACCCTTTAAATCCTGACTGGATCGCTGCTAGTGATTAATGGTTTAAATTGGCGTCACACAGAGCCGCCATGTAATGATCGTTTAGTTGGTACGGGAAGCGTGGCGTCCTGGAGAGTGGCGATTTGATAGACTCTCGCTGCGGACCTGAGCTCAGCAGACTGACAGTCTGAACCATCAGGCATGCCTGGCAGACTGGAATGGGATTTTGACTTAGTTTAAGGTAGAGTCAGAGTGGAAGGTCATTTTGCAGGACAATGATGggtttaaatataaataactgCATGCGTGGCTCATTGTGGGATGTTCCTTCCTGTCTGTCCAGTCACTCTCGTAACCTCTACagctctccccctctctctctctctttttctctgtatctcttcCGCTTACTCTCTCTTCCTGGCTAATGATTGATTGGCCAACACGGCAGCTCTATGGTATCACGCTGTACTGAGCTGAAGCATATGTGTCTGCTGGCCAGTAGCCCAGCGTCTATTGTGGTAACGTGATATCCCTCTGAGAGCTGCAGAGCTTCTAGCAGGGGTAACACAGAGTTTAAGGCCACACTAAAAAAAGAAAGCAGCTCtgacatttagcattagcatgtagCATTAGCCATTTCTTAAGCATGTAGCAGATCATTGCTAGCTGTTTTCGGTAGTCGTCTAATGAGAGTAATATAGCATATTACCAAATATTTTCTCACCACTTCTTACCTAGCATTAACACTATTTAGACAAATGTATTTGGACACCAggttattcattgtttcttctgaaatcaagggtgctaaaaaaagttcattctgcttttgttggagtaattgtctctacAAGTCTACTTCGCCTCACATCTCCTCACCCCCAAAAGTACTAGAATGAAGTGCCATcactccagaaaacacagttctgctgatctacagctcaatgctgggagtAGGGTTAATATAATATCATTTTAATATTGATATGAAGAGAATAATTGCCACTGCCAGTGGtgtacgtcatcacgcactgacacGGCTATGTTACAGAAACCTAtagtgttctgctgtttctgcttGGCTTATATGCTGTGACCTGATGACAGCAACCTGTagtgaacatcagtcagtaacagatgctgtaaatgtaTCAATCTTTTAACCACAAGCCCACAATAGCAGAATAGCCACAGTAGCCAATGGCTAACTGGCAGTGCAAATTATCTTTCtttgtgttggttagattagcaGGTACTGTGGTTTGATACGATAAGTGGAATATGGCTGTAGTTTACTCAGGTTCTTACATATTCCTAgcagtgctaatactgctccagctgagctagcagcaggctacaggccgataagaCTCATCTGTGAAAGGCcaaggagctagcgcttagcacgtttATCGGCTAAAgataatactgctggagaactaaactgaaactcctgtatattgctgcagttcagcagagtggcttcactgctccttacaacctgactgataaaatttgtACATAAAGCGTAAAGATTTTTTGGGAAACCGAAGGATTTTAAGTctgccttatagtgcggaaaaaaaATCCTCTATTATTTTGTTATGATTTTACTGGGTTGGCTAGATAgagtaagttctgctgtttgatcTATGGTGTGATCTTTTTGGTCTGAGTGATATTGAAATGtcgaaaaaaaaaatttcactgttatttaaatattttcaattgcaaaaaatattaatacCAAATTATTGTCCAGCTCTACCTGTAGCCCATGTCTTGCATTAGGGGAGTCCTAATCTGTTGTCAGTACTTCAGTATAAATGACTAGACAAGTCACACAACAACCATGTCCGAAGCTTTTtatcatctttatttttaagagtgtataacaataatataacaatagtgcaatatttgACAATAAACAGATTTTCTGTTTAGGTTATGTGGCTTCACCTAATTTCCCACTTACATCAGTAACACTAGCTTACTGTTAGCATAGCGCTAACGTCTGACTATCTCAGTCTCTCCGACAGCCACATGACTCATTGCGTGTGGTGTTACATTCCAGTAAGATCTCCCCTCAGCTCGTATTTAAATATACATGCAGCCCTGCCTCTTGTGCTGATCACAGATTACTGGCTGGAAAGTGAAGCGTGGTCAGATTTGAATGCACACCAGTGATTAGTTACTAAATAGTTGGTGTCTGTCGTCGCTCGACAGTTCTTGGAGTTCTTCCAGCAGCATGGCTCTGTTGCAAACGCCTTTGATAAATGTCCTCGCATAAGCTGACTGATAAACTGGTCTCTGTACTCGATGGGTACATGGTTGTCTGATTAGCACAGAGTCACTGACTTTGCAATTTTGTGTACCAGTTATTGCGTAGTTATTTCATAGAGTGATGAAGATGATCCAGGGGTCCACCACCTGTGTTTAGGGGACTGAACACCATTTTTGTCATGCATTGCCTTATTTAGTTTGATTTTTTATGGacgtgtttttatatatatatatatatatatatatatatatatatgtgaagcTAACATTAGTGCTGCATCCTAATAATGAATAACTgacatatgtactgtatatatttgtacatcatgtcatattaatatataaatgaaCTGTTTTTTGAGCCACAGGTAGGACATGTCATGATGATTACAATATTGACTTATTGTAAAATATACAGACATAACCTCAACAATTCAAAGAGAGCCCATTAATGTAAAAATCTGCATGTTTTATGTAATTTTGTTGACCTAAGGTCACAATTGGCAGTATATTGATTGCATGCAGTAATTTTTGCTGACCTTAATATCACTCATTATGGTTTTTCTATGCTAGAAGAGCACATTAACGTGAAGAGTCAAAGTCATCTTTATGTAAAAACAagtgatttatttaattattgatttatttattgttgaagatataaaaaaaagtatttcaattCAACTGCCTGAAAACTATTGAGAATTACTGTCATTGTATGAGTATGCTATTAAATTCTAATTATTTCAGtggtattaaatgtttttaaaatgacagtaatattgcTTTTCGTAATCATATTCAAATacagttatcgtgacaggcctagccaCAAGACGATAAAACACTGCTGAGGTTTTAATTAATGATGCATATATTTATCAGCCATAACATGAGTACCATCCCCCTAATTTTGTTGAGTTAGATCTCTATAGTTCCACAACAAAAGATCTGACCTTTTGAGGCATGTGTTCCTTAAGACgaaggtgttctgtggtatctgaCACAAAGAATCATGTTAACAGCTTATTTAAACAGACCCTTTAATTCCTGTAGGTTGTGAGGTGGGGCCTCCATGGATCACATGAATGAGACCTGAGAACCCATGATCCAGTCACCTGTTCACACATTATCCTCTCTTTTACCACTTCTATTATGTACAGTACTTTTCATTGCATAATAGATAAACCCATACAAGTACAGCCTGATGATTTGGAGATGCTCTAATGCAGTCGTGGAGCGCAAACAGCTTGGTTCTTGTCAAAGTAGCTTTATGTGAGCCAGTTTGTCCTGTTTTTGATAACATGATCTTTAATTACTGACTGTTTAATGCTTTAATTACTGAATGTTAATTGCTAACATATCCGACCCCATAAGGGATATAGAAGATTTAGCCACTGTTGATGAAGataatttttactaattattttaaatttttttttgctattttttttatggcTAATTGctatatgcatttgttttatttctgtctcATATTTGTACTGTTAATTATATGACAGTAGAAAATACTGAcatcaaagtattgtgatattaagttttgcaatactgtatctgatctgaaaaacagtatatatatgtttaaatagttttaatactTTGTCTCACTCAGTTCTCATTGTACCTAAAGTAACCtttcttttattcagtttttgcaTAAGTTTTGTACACTGACAGTTTGtcttacattttaattaataaaatgtaaattaaaagaaataaaaaaaaattgtattgggATGTTTATCATATATTCCCTTAGTCTTTGTAATACACAGTCCCTGTGTTTGATTGGTAAGAACTGGTTTGGTTAcctttttgtatgtttgtattttatataaatctaATTCTGTGTTAAATGCTGCCCCCACATTTAGGCTCTTGTTGTATCAAGAGTCACTCAGCTTACAGTGTAATGGATTTAAGTCCATTAACATTAGATTTAAtgtagtattgtgtgtgaatGGCTATGCTAACAACTTTGTACAATTAGTCCATTCTTATTCATGTGGGCCTGTCTTATTTAAAGCAGGTTAAATGTCCTCACATTAGTTTCAGTTAGCATCTATGCTAACTCCCTACTGCTGCCTCTTTAATGCTCATTCACATTCAGGCCTGAGGCTTTTGGTGTCACTTCTTCTTACcaatctctcctctctctctctctctctctgtctctctgtctctgtctttctctctctccgtttccctctctttctctttctcttccctcctCTGTTAGACCCCAtgcctctttttctccctctttccttttttccctcttttcttctcttcctgACAGAGGCGATATACATGTCAATAGGGAATTCACAAAGCTTCTTTTCAGCTTGCTTGGCTTTGTTCCTATATGACCCCTCACATGCAGGTGGAGAGAGGGGAGAGGAACCTTCTGTTAAGGCTAAACTTCCATCACATGTTTGATGCACTTACTGGAGCTCTGCATTTAGAGAGTAAGCGTCTTGTAAAAGAACTGAGGTTCTTCCTGGTGTCCTGGTTGCTGTAGGAAGCAGGTCAGCAGTGATGTGCTGGTGTAGATTGGTGGATTGGTGGTATGGAACAGAGATGAGGGAAGACACAGCATCCAAATAGGGCTAGCAGCAGGAATGACCAACAATGATGGTGAAAGGGGGGATGGGACATGTGAAGAAGAGACGTGTAGGAGGGTCAGTTTTGGTTCACCATCTTGTCTAAAGCTCTTTGTTTTCCTTCTACTGGATAAGGGGCTTGGTCTTACTGCACTGAACTGGACTTGTGAGTCAAAACATTAGTATTGAAAAGCGAGCACAGAAACAGAAATTTTGCACAAACtgaaacaatacaaaataaatatttggctAAAGGCTTATACTGCATTTGAAGCCTGGTCTAAGCAGTCTAAATGTGTTGCTTTGCATATTTATGTATGCTTTCATGACATTTATACagggaaatgtaaaaaaatgtaaagtaattttctctttttgtgcattaatatatattaatcacTTAAGGTTTAACTTGTTTACATGAACCCATCATCTTACCGgcaccaaacacaacagattacatatttcctcactaaatattagcattttccacatttaaaggacATTTATGACATCAATATTTTAGAAATTCAAAGGATATTTGTATCCCATGTTTAGGAGCCATACCCACAGAAAGCAGAGGTGGAGGacgtggcagaaataatcgttgactaatcaactaatcggaaaaataatcaccagattagtcaactaccaaaataattagttgcagtcctagtatttgagtaatgttctaatccatattattattattccattccATTAACTACttaactatgtaaaaaaaaacctaaagaaatgaaagaacgtttttttaaaaacgttaaaagtattctcaagtgcagtcgccaagaccatcaaaaacattatgatgaaactagctctcttcaggaccgccccaggaaaataAGACCAAAGATGTAACCCCCATGTAACAGCCCACCTAATTGCTTCACATTTTGagtccttatgtgtttcttcataatctggatgacttcagtattcattgggaaaaaataattaaaacattgaatgacaAGATgagtccacacttttgactggtactgtatttctttTGTCAGCTCATTGTAGGTCTTActttataatatcttataatcAATAATCTACTGCACCAGTTAATTTggcatttttctaaaaaaaaaaaaaaaaaaaaaaaaagttttttttgtaaaaggggAATTCCACAATGATTGAACATTTCTGAACAGGTACATAGTTGAGCTCCCCACAGTCATTCAGAGACTGATGTGAAATATGTCATTCTAGTGATTCTAGTAACTTAATGGGCAAACATGTTAAACACCTACACAATACACCTACAGAAACATCCCATTTTTAACCCTCTTTATTCGGTCTGACTCCCATTCTTTTTACTAATCTATGTGAAAGCAGACTGCATGGTTAGGTGCTTTTATATTCTATGGTGTATGTGCTACAAAAATGTTGTACCTATATTTTTTTAGCTTATCAGTGGATGGTTTGTACATAAAAAGCACATTAACTATTTACTGCTATTTACTAAATCAAAATGTCCATAATCTTTCTTTGTAATGTATACACTGCTTAATACAATcttatgtttttgttgttgtccTTTTCAGTTTCTGAGGACATGTGCGGATGTGTTTCGCCTCCTGCCTTTCCTGGTCTTCATTATTGTTCCGTTTATGGAGTTCTTGCTGCCTGTGGCTCTAAAGCTTTTCCCCAACATGCTGCCGTCCACCTTCGAGACTCAGTCCAAGAAGGTACAGTAAACTTCTGGCTTCTTATGTGGCCACATTATACTGTAGATAATGTAGATTCAGAAGTTCTGTTCTAATATCATATTTTTAGAATATCCCTGTGTATCATTTCTGGACATAACAGTGTTGTCATGATATGGTGTTCTgttaattaatcaataatattGCATTTGAAGGAGAAACAGATCTAGAGGGATGTTTGTGAGATTAAATTTGAGTAGCTGTGGTTTagatttgtattgtttgtattgtagGAAGAAAGGCTGAAGAAGGAGCTGAGAGTGAAGCTGGAGATGGCCAAGTTCTTGCAGGACACGGTGGAGGAGATTGCACTGAGGAACAAAGCAGACAAAGGAACGGTCACTGAGGAGTTTTCCACCTTCTTCCAGAAGGTGATTCAGCGACACTCTTGCGCTCGTTTGCTCCTGGACATCTGTACATTTGATCCTTTTACTGAACAACAACATAACAATACTGTGCCTGAGATAATCCAGGGTAGAACATTCTGCACAGAGTCTGTTGAACCCAAAATGTCTGGGTCATCAAATCTCTGTTTTCCCCACCCAGGCTAGtctcagaaagctctgcatcgccCCCATGTGGTCATACATTTGAAGTACATTACAAACAAACTTCTCAAACCACTCCCTTGTTTAATGTGTCACTTTTAGCAAATATTGCTCATCCCTTCATCTTTTGTTCTGTGTTTCTTTCAGATCCGTGACTCAGGAGAAAGGCCTAGTAATGAACAGATCATCCGCTTCTCCAAGCTGTTTGAAGATGAACTGACCCTGGACAATTTGACGCGGCCACAGCTTGTGGCTCTCTGCAGGCTGCTGGAGCTGCAGTCCATCGGCACTAACAACTTCCTGCGCTTCCAGCTAATCATGAAGCTCCGTGCCATCCGCGCTGATGATAAGGTGCCTGGGCCAGTCTATtggcttttttttaaattctcCAACAAAACAAGACTCAAAATTACTAAAATACGTCACACACTGAAAGTGCCCAAAAATGTGAAAATGCTTATCTGCCAACACTCAAAGACTCAAAGGGCATTGTTTAATTATGCAATTACAATATataatgacaaaaatatttaGTATATGATTGTGTCTGAAATTTACATGAAATGCAAGAATTCCAATATTTTATAAGAAAGGCCCATTAGATATATTCAAAACTCCACTGCGGGAAATAGTATCCATGGGGTGTATGattgcaatgagcattgtgacacatCTTGTGCATGGTGTAAGAAAGGGTTCTTAGTTTATTTCTATTAATACTGTTTGATTCACTGTAAAAgaagatgccaagatgaatggtccagcaatccacaaaataaactgtataaattATCTCCAATCATTAATAGATCAGACAGTCATGACTAGGTGCAGAATTGGACATACTGCTCTTACCTACTGCCACCTCCTGGTTGGCAAACAGACTCCAGCCTgccaattctgtgatactcaTTAAACTTTTCACAtatcttagtagactgccctgcacttttaaccaccagaaatacttttatagggttacaaatatgaaagaactggttgaaaagattccaccagctaaaattcTTAATTTTCAGGAAGTTCTTTATAtaaagacactgatttaagtctgtgatgctcaagtcacgAATCTTGTcgtgttgctgatatggcacaaaacccaaacaaacaaaaacaaattaataatgtTTGAAAACCAACTCATCTGCATTTAACACTAAATGTTCAAATAGTTATGGACCCATTGCTGACAGAGGTGTGAAAATGcagacacacaaatacacagcttGTTAAGTGTATGTAGACAAGTATTGTAAATAAGATAGTCAGGACTCTCTGGAGTAGACAAACCTGAAGCCTCaccactgagctgtggagcagtggaactgttttcTATGGAATGactgtgctccatccaatacatttgGGGAACTAAAATGAATGAGCaggagtcccaatacttttgtccataaagtgtATCTTGAAATGAGCAAAAGTGCTAATAAAATGAGCGAAATATTTttggaaatggaaaaaataatttaaaaataccattttacagttttataaatCTACTAAAGGGCATTTTAACATTCACACACACCAACCTTGTAGCTTTTTGCTAAAACCAGTGATTTTGGCCAACAATAaccactatataaataaatcactatataaataaataaagctggcTAGTGCGCCCCCAAGTGGTTAGATTGTACTCTGGTGTCTGTGGAGTCTGAATGAATCATTGTCTAAATAAAACATCAGAACTCTGTGCTTAAGTCGTGTGTTGTGACGTTGTGTCCACAGCTGATAGCAGAAGAGGGAGTGGACAGCCTGAATGTGAACGAGTTACAGGCAGCATGCCGGGTGCGAGGGATGAGGGCGCTCGGTGTGACTGAAGAGAGGCTAAAAGAACAGCTGAAACAGGTAACACACACCACAGTGGGGCGGGGTTTCTTAGTGAAAGTGTTGCTTTTATTGTAAATTCAGCtgacttttttattatatgttttgcaCAGCATGTTTAAGTGGTTGTAATTGTGTGTCTGTTTGATTGGTAGTGGTTGGAGCTGCATCTGAACCAGCATATCCCCacttctctgctgctgctgtccagGGCGATGTTTCTCCCTGATACACTTTCACCTGCAGATCAGCTCAAAACCACACTGCAGAATCTGCCTGAGATAGTGGTATGTGTACTACAACGTATTCACAACTGCATGACTGTGCAAATACAATGAGCacttttagttattttttcttgTTAGCAAATTCACCAGGAACAAAGCTACTAATTAATTTTAGACCTCTAGATTCTGTTCAGAGCCAGTTCTGATTTATGAAAATCATCCACTGAAGCCAAATTCACAAAACCTTTCACAAGAAAAAACTAGGGGGGGAAAACAAAATGGTTAATTGTGTTCTAAGAAATTCTGGAAGTTCTAAGACAAGTTCTTAGAAATTATCTTATGTCTGTGGCTCTTTTAATGTAGCCTTTTATGGTGGATGAAACAAGTCATCATTATTGTCATTATT encodes the following:
- the letm1 gene encoding mitochondrial proton/calcium exchanger protein isoform X5, whose product is MALILFSRSRTPLMKSPNVRSLKNELRKGNLTEGACFSCTALRLAANSPDVLRSSSVVQTSPLRPLLYPDHSSVHHRSSALSSSRLYCAVLIPDSALPGHTYSTTHPTISQLCTSPVRWVHTTSRLHDDSKVERSLRSLKDRNKKLEEGGPVYSPTVDSEPVRRSLGQRVIDEIKHYYHGFRLLWIDTTIAGRMLWRVLNGNALSRRERRQFLRTCADVFRLLPFLVFIIVPFMEFLLPVALKLFPNMLPSTFETQSKKEERLKKELRVKLEMAKFLQDTVEEIALRNKADKGTVTEEFSTFFQKIRDSGERPSNEQIIRFSKLFEDELTLDNLTRPQLVALCRLLELQSIGTNNFLRFQLIMKLRAIRADDKLIAEEGVDSLNVNELQAACRVRGMRALGVTEERLKEQLKQWLELHLNQHIPTSLLLLSRAMFLPDTLSPADQLKTTLQNLPEIVAKEAQVKVAELDFSKVDNKTKLETMLQEEAAILQENREKEMERLADAAEKAKEQQEAEAALSSVDVAIHSETLRDTAPVLEGIKGEEITKEEIDMLSDACTKLKEQKKLLTKEKEELEELKDDVLEYSEDLEEIKKELSKTGQEKQVEESKASKHLSRRVNRMIGRMDKIINELEKDKLVLDGQMGSATTPPVGLFFEKRSDLQRENLISINELITVMRHIQSIPEQKLLSIAEALDENKDGKIDIDDVMKVVELIDKEDIDINTTQVAEIMVMLQKEEKLVEKEKAKEKAEKEQAAKVQN
- the letm1 gene encoding mitochondrial proton/calcium exchanger protein isoform X7 encodes the protein MALILFSRSRTPLMKSPNVRSLKNELRKGNLTEGACFSCTALRLAANSPDVLRSSSVVQTSPLRPLLYPDHSSVHHRSSALSSSRLYCAVLIPDSALPGHTYSTTHPTISQLCTSPVRWVHTTSRLHDDSKVERSLRSLKDRNKKLEEGGPVYSPTVDSEPVRRSLGQRVIDEIKHYYHGFRLLWIDTTIAGRMLWRVLNGNALSRRERRQFLRTCADVFRLLPFLVFIIVPFMEFLLPVALKLFPNMLPSTFETQSKKEERLKKELRVKLEMAKFLQDTVEEIALRNKADKGTVTEEFSTFFQKIRDSGERPSNEQIIRFSKLFEDELTLDNLTRPQLVALCRLLELQSIGTNNFLRFQLIMKLRAIRADDKLIAEEGVDSLNVNELQAACRVRGMRALGVTEERLKEQLKQWLELHLNQHIPTSLLLLSRAMFLPDTLSPADQLKTTLQNLPEIVAKEAQVKVAELDFSKVDNKTKLETMLQEEAAILQENREKEMERLADAAEKAKEQQEAEAALSSVDVAIHSETLRDTAPVLEGIKGEEITKEEIDMLSDACTKLKEQKKLLTKEKEELEELKDDVLEYSEDLEEIKKELSKTGQEKQVEESKASKHLSRRVNRMIGRMDKIINELEKDKLVLDGQMGSATTPPVGENLISINELITVMRHIQSIPEQKLLSIAEALDENKDGKIDIDDVMKVVELIDKEDIDINTTQVAEIMVMLQKEEKLVEKEKAKEKAEKEQAAKVQN